Proteins from one Phoenix dactylifera cultivar Barhee BC4 unplaced genomic scaffold, palm_55x_up_171113_PBpolish2nd_filt_p 000544F, whole genome shotgun sequence genomic window:
- the LOC120106399 gene encoding uncharacterized protein LOC120106399, with product MGNCQATEAATVVIQHPGGRVERLYWPTSAEQVMRSNPGHYVALVTLCVSKEQREGEDSVRLTRVRLLKPKDTLLFGQVYRLITSQEVTKAIRARKYEKMKKTQSELIKKQQQEQQRLEQLQSRTDGHEEVLDGERQPDSESINQVAKLERERQKSSTQSAGRARQWRPSLQSISEVGS from the exons atgGGGAATTGTCAGGCGACGGAGGCGGCGACGGTGGTGATCCAGCATCCGGGAGGGAGGGTGGAGAGGCTCTATTGGCCGACGAGCGCGGAGCAAGTCATGCGAAGCAACCCGGGTCACTACGTGGCCCTCGTCACGCTCTGCGTCTCCAAGGAGCAGCGCGAGGGCGAAGACAGCGTGCGCCTAACTCGCGTGAGGCTCCTCAAGCCCAAGGACACGCTCCTGTTCGGCCAAGTCTATCGACTCATCACTTCACAAG AGGTCACCAAGGCTATTCGGGCAAGGAAGTacgagaagatgaagaagacccAGTCCGAGTTGATCAAGAAACAGCAGCAGGAGCAGCAGAGGCTGGAGCAGCTGCAGAGTAGAACAGACGGTCATGAGGAAGTTCTTGATGGGGAAAGACAGCCTGATTCAGAGAGTATAAATCAG GTGGCAAAGCTGGAGAGAGAGCGACAGAAGAGCAGCACACAGTCGGCCGGGAGGGCCAGACAGTGGCGTCCTTCACTGCAGAGCATATCTGAAGTTGGAAGCTGA